A single window of Nakaseomyces glabratus chromosome G, complete sequence DNA harbors:
- the DDC1 gene encoding Ddc1p (CAGL0G09196g~Ortholog(s) have role in intra-S DNA damage checkpoint, meiotic recombination checkpoint, recombinational repair and checkpoint clamp complex localization), whose amino-acid sequence MSISLKVKAFDVSIRDTERQTLWFRAVYYLSTISEEICLTISDSFIIASAVNSAYTSSCKVTFERKFFDSFEYNPHEIVFGESGLQVAKDAIGESKKLYSLLINGKHLTTISKVSSDSGPVNEFKIAIDNTISCPEALANRLLVSIEMESLVQKEYSPQFTPTQYNPILVDLKYKRKFLDVFGTTETRSTSNSPIDPKLREICRNIEQELSKELFTDAITSENRDRNAMMEEINYICCNQSLLRNFVDNCNTSLTDEIQLQLDTRRLILTAFTKAIYGKGNDILKSAISMSNTIALTTLEHCSIFWVEDKEMSGRKPMAKTIVFKSKEFKNFVAMNTSSRQHDYSTGCINIWFCNPGDPILMEHKKGNVKFELLQVTDSYSQDNLPKVIAEGINTNSESPNKYSVSPLRMSAIKSTSNMNIKKEPRNTPLSKVYNMSSGYKDMSDGKPSPTRRLFVADDDMSEGELQSENQSVIERNSKETAFNVIPVHGFSNSHLDKDVGIALNERTEATRNATIIGWGSNTDMSEVTTNNANSGIDLFKKEKRKIYEQEGSQSKKAKGESQFGPTQTELPKGLLD is encoded by the coding sequence ATGTCTATAAGTTTGAAAGTTAAGGCATTTGATGTCTCAATACGCGATACTGAAAGGCAAACGCTGTGGTTTCGTGCCGTATACTATCTGTCAACCATTAGTGAAGAGATCTGTTTAACTATTTCTGACTCATTCATAATTGCCTCGGCTGTTAACAGTGCGTATACAAGCTCATGTAAGGTAACCTTTGAGAGAAAGTTTTTTGATAGTTTTGAATATAATCCACATGAAATTGTCTTTGGAGAATCAGGTTTACAGGTAGCTAAAGATGCCATCGGTGAGTCCAAGAAACTATACTCGTTGTTGATCAACGGAAAGCATTTGACGACTATATCCAAGGTCTCTTCAGACAGCGGACCGGTGAATGAATTTAAGATTGCAATTGATAATACTATATCATGTCCGGAAGCATTGGCAAACCGTCTTTTGGTTTCTATCGAAATGGAGTCATTGGTTCAGAAGGAATATAGTCCACAGTTTACGCCAACACAGTATAACCCGATTTTAGTTgatttaaaatataaaagaaaatttctAGATGTATTCGGAACCACAGAGACGCGGTCTACATCTAATTCTCCCATTGATCCTAAGCTTCGGGAGATTTGTAGGAATATAGAACAAGAGTTATCAAAAGAGTTATTCACAGATGCTATAACAAGTGAAAATCGTGACCGTAATGCAATGATGGAAGAAATAAACTACATTTGTTGTAATCAATCTTTACTAAGAAATTTTGTTGATAATTGTAACACATCGCTAACTGATGAGATCCAACTTCAACTAGATACGCGAAGACTGATCCTAACGGCTTTCACAAAAGCCATATATGGGAAGGGCAATGATATACTGAAAAGTGCTATATCAATGAGTAATACTATTGCCCTCACTACACTTGAACAttgttcaatattttgGGTTGAGGATAAGGAGATGTCAGGCAGAAAACCTATGGCCAAGACGATTGTATTCAAGTCTAAAGAGTTCAAGAATTTTGTTGCGATGAATACATCCTCAAGACAGCACGATTATTCGACAGGGTGTATCAATATATGGTTTTGTAATCCCGGCGATCCAATTCTGATGGAACATAAGAAAGGTAATGTTAAATTTGAACTGCTTCAGGTAACGGACTCGTATTCACAAGATAATTTACCTAAGGTCATTGCAGAAGGCATTAACACTAACAGTGAATCTCCAAACAAGTACTCGGTTTCACCCTTGCGAATGAGTGCCATAAAGTCAACTTCTAATATGAATATCAAGAAGGAACCACGAAACACTCCTTTAAGTAAAGTTTATAACATGTCTTCCGGTTATAAGGACATGTCTGATGGGAAGCCAAGTCCTACCAGGAGGTTATTTGTTGCTGATGATGATATGTCAGAAGGAGAGCTTCAATCAGAGAACCAATCTGTaattgaaagaaacagCAAAGAAACAGCTTTCAATGTCATTCCAGTTCACGGTTTCTCAAACAGTCACCTTGATAAGGATGTTGGGATTGCGTTAAATGAGAGAACAGAAGCTACCAGAAATGCAACAATAATTGGATGGGGCTCGAATACAGACATGTCAGAGGTAACTACAAACAATGCTAATTCAGGGATAGATTTGTTTAAGAAGGAGAAACGTAAAATATATGAGCAAGAGGGTAGTCAAAGTAAAAAAGCTAAAGGAGAATCCCAATTTGGACCTACACAAACGGAACTACCTAAAGGTTTACTGGATTAA